A section of the Chlorocebus sabaeus isolate Y175 chromosome 17, mChlSab1.0.hap1, whole genome shotgun sequence genome encodes:
- the PRR3 gene encoding proline-rich protein 3 isoform X1, translated as MPKRKKQNQHQPPTQQQPPLPEREETGDEEDGSSIGPPSLLGPPPMANGKPGDPKSALHRGPPGSRGPLIPPLLSLPPPPWGRGPVRRGLGPRSSPYGRGWWGVNVEPPFPGPGHGGPTRASFHKEQRNPRRLKSWSLIKNTCPPKDDPQVMEDKSDRPVCRHFAKKGHCRYEDLCAFYHPGVNGPPL; from the exons ATGCCGAAACGAAAGAAGCAGAATCAGCACCAGCCACCGACACAGCAGCAACCCCCACTGCCCGAGCGGGAAGAGACTGGAGATGAGGAGGATGGGAGTTCCATCG GACCACCCAGCCTTCTGGGCCCTCCCCCCATGGCCAATGGAAAACCTGGCGACCCTAAGTCAG ctcttCACAGAGGTCCTCCAGGATCAAGGGGACCACTGATTCCACCACTGCTGAGTCTCCCACCTCCTCCTTGGGGTAGAGGCCCAGTTCGGAGAGGCCTTGGCCCCAGGTCTAGCCCATATGGTCGTGGTTGGTGGGGAGTCAATGTTGAACCTCCTTTTCCGGGGCCAGGTCATGGGGGTCCCACCAGGGCAAGCTTTCACAAAGAACAGAGAAACCCTCGAAGGCTCAAAAGCTGGTCTCTTATCAAGAATACCTGCCCGCCCAAGGATGACCCCCAGGTTATGGAAG ACAAATCCGACCGCCCTGTCTGCCGACATTTTGCCAAAAAGGGTCACTGTCGATATGAGGACCTCTGTGCCTTCTACCATCCAGGCGTCAATGGACCTCCTCTGTGA
- the PRR3 gene encoding proline-rich protein 3 isoform X2, translating into MPKRKKQNQHQPPTQQQPPLPEREETGDEEDGSSIALHRGPPGSRGPLIPPLLSLPPPPWGRGPVRRGLGPRSSPYGRGWWGVNVEPPFPGPGHGGPTRASFHKEQRNPRRLKSWSLIKNTCPPKDDPQVMEDKSDRPVCRHFAKKGHCRYEDLCAFYHPGVNGPPL; encoded by the exons ATGCCGAAACGAAAGAAGCAGAATCAGCACCAGCCACCGACACAGCAGCAACCCCCACTGCCCGAGCGGGAAGAGACTGGAGATGAGGAGGATGGGAGTTCCATCG ctcttCACAGAGGTCCTCCAGGATCAAGGGGACCACTGATTCCACCACTGCTGAGTCTCCCACCTCCTCCTTGGGGTAGAGGCCCAGTTCGGAGAGGCCTTGGCCCCAGGTCTAGCCCATATGGTCGTGGTTGGTGGGGAGTCAATGTTGAACCTCCTTTTCCGGGGCCAGGTCATGGGGGTCCCACCAGGGCAAGCTTTCACAAAGAACAGAGAAACCCTCGAAGGCTCAAAAGCTGGTCTCTTATCAAGAATACCTGCCCGCCCAAGGATGACCCCCAGGTTATGGAAG ACAAATCCGACCGCCCTGTCTGCCGACATTTTGCCAAAAAGGGTCACTGTCGATATGAGGACCTCTGTGCCTTCTACCATCCAGGCGTCAATGGACCTCCTCTGTGA